ACTTCGGCAACAAACCATTGTCTGCCGCCTTTAAATTGTCTTCAGAATTCTTTAATTGTAATAAAGAAGCACGCACATCATATCGTTTCTCAAGAGCGCTTAAAACTTCTTCTTCATAATTGGAAGTCACCTCCAACTTTTCTTCATTCAAAATTGGCAAAAAAGAAAAGTTTCCATCAGGTTCTTTACCTAAAGATGTCAGCAGATCTCTTCTGTTTCTATTTCTTTCTAACTCAGAATTTTTAACGGCACTGGTTGCAGAAAGTACGATAGAATTCCATTGATGAATATCACCGGTGGTATCAAATCCGAAGTTTGCTTTTTTGGAATAGATATCACGAATTAACTTTGCATTTCCAAGTAAAGAAGTATTGGTTTCAAGAACCTCTTCCGCCAAACTCAAGTTCCAAAATTCAATTAACGAGTTTACCAAACTTTTCGATAATGAATCAAGTGTATTTAATCGTTGGATCGATGATGATCGTCTAGCACTCGCTAATTTCAATCTATCTTGATACCCAAAAAAGTTTTTTAATAGATCCTGGCTAATATTGATTCCGACGGTTGCAAAATGATAGGATGGTTGTGCAAAACTAGAGAACCCACTTGAACTTTGTGTTTTACCAGCATTGGTTTCAAATCTGTTGTCAATGACAGCAATCCCAAGTGAAGTTCCCGTATTAAACTTTTTATTGATCCCCGCCTGTAAGCTATTATCTGTAATCCTTGTTCCTTGGATGGCATATTGCGGGAGGTTAAAGTTTGTGGTGTTTTTGGCCGTTCCCTTTGCCTCAGCCGTCCAGGCGTAAGCCCCATTTGCCTTTTCCCACTCGTAATTCGTGGTTTTTAGCTGCAACTTCAATGTTTGTAGGCTGACCTGGTTATCCCAAGCCATCTTCAGGATGTCATCCATTCGTAAGGATGTGGTGGGAGCGGGTTCCTTCGCAGAAATTGGCATGATAAAGCCAAAAAGGAGGAAGGCCATTGCCATCCGCCAATGGGTGGGAGTGAAAATCTTCATTTCGTTCATTTGCTTTGGAAACATTTTTTGTATCCTTTGTATCTACAGGAAACAAATTTTGACTTCTTTGTTTCCTGGCAAGCAAAAAACGAATTTTTAATGAATGGGCCCAAATGCTAGGATTACTACGGAAAATAAAGGGAAAATGTAGGGAGAATTATGAATTTGGGAATTCTTACTTTCTTTTGGAACTTC
This sequence is a window from Leptospira kanakyensis. Protein-coding genes within it:
- a CDS encoding TolC family protein, whose amino-acid sequence is MFPKQMNEMKIFTPTHWRMAMAFLLFGFIMPISAKEPAPTTSLRMDDILKMAWDNQVSLQTLKLQLKTTNYEWEKANGAYAWTAEAKGTAKNTTNFNLPQYAIQGTRITDNSLQAGINKKFNTGTSLGIAVIDNRFETNAGKTQSSSGFSSFAQPSYHFATVGINISQDLLKNFFGYQDRLKLASARRSSSIQRLNTLDSLSKSLVNSLIEFWNLSLAEEVLETNTSLLGNAKLIRDIYSKKANFGFDTTGDIHQWNSIVLSATSAVKNSELERNRNRRDLLTSLGKEPDGNFSFLPILNEEKLEVTSNYEEEVLSALEKRYDVRASLLQLKNSEDNLKAADNGLLPKFSVGGTYNFKNYDQQFPQDFYGILGGRFNQNTAEFKLEYPLGNEIAEAEYKKAESEKRQAQLEWTETQNKVRADLLSKRENLTVSYELFLEAKKNKQESKLFYYKALSAFRNGRGTSLVLKNAMDAYVRSQSNHSQSLITYNIAIVQYEISKGTFFEKYSLDPEQLSLLNTEENQ